One stretch of Prosthecobacter debontii DNA includes these proteins:
- a CDS encoding Ig-like domain-containing protein → MKTLQNDPLSVDGSPCLQGLVQSYTLKYLFAFLLSLIALASPPPAHADPTLDDLVIVDVGPDSAEVKVELPSLFIGTVKLIYTDEEGTTNEVVKLNVNALNLVDLTLPIQVTGLVPDTAYTVRAVATGLLGTVYNTADAVLETLPLDGDPLLDLVAVEVGTESAELNIELPELFTGTVTVVYEDENGNVNTEVITDVAGLTSLDVNLNDLLAGTTYTVQALVDDLLGTITETVTIIVDTLPLPATEAPEAVTTTATNITTTSATLNGTVDPNQSLTVYYFEYGKSTAYSSSTLPAPLVAGDSPVAVPGPISGLTPNTLYHFRIVATNNAGTSRGSDATFTTEAVPPNTPNTAPVASDDFMYPQGNATSVAVLDNDTDAEGDPLTISEFTQGTSGTVTTGPDNTLVYTPGRNYRGTDSFTYTITDGEFSDTATVYVQDYYQATTGIYNGLVSNTTPTNRNTGVLTLKVNKRSSYTGVLQLGGLRYRFKGAFDPSGNSVVNVNRSKLTPVNISLHLNPFRGAVEGTILVDNFSSTTVAKRCPYNIKSNQTAHYGRYNAVLNPAVGPNVPLGNGYMVFSIGKTGGVRVSARLSDNRPFTTSAYLAADGTFPLYNGIYPANFSERGSLGGLVTLENPATAGNGSLTASSTLRWYKPPQRSGLYASGFTADVDLTGSRYGKPVTGTRVFQVDNSNGQVKVTITDGNLSSPISATFIWATNNKLVATGPNPGNVQIKISPSTGAFSGRFVDPGTGLKRSFRGVITQRQKYGSALFQGFTHTGTVTLSESGFEPN, encoded by the coding sequence ATGAAAACACTTCAAAATGACCCTCTCTCGGTCGATGGTAGCCCTTGCCTTCAAGGGCTTGTTCAGTCTTACACACTGAAATATTTGTTCGCTTTCTTATTAAGTTTAATCGCACTAGCGTCACCACCACCTGCACATGCAGATCCAACGCTTGATGATCTCGTCATCGTTGATGTGGGTCCAGATTCAGCCGAGGTGAAGGTCGAACTTCCGTCTCTCTTTATTGGCACGGTCAAACTGATCTACACCGATGAGGAAGGCACAACGAATGAAGTCGTTAAGCTCAACGTCAATGCACTCAACTTGGTCGACCTTACGCTGCCTATCCAAGTCACAGGCCTTGTCCCGGATACCGCCTACACTGTCCGCGCAGTGGCTACGGGCCTTTTGGGTACAGTCTACAATACCGCAGATGCGGTTCTTGAAACTCTGCCACTCGATGGCGACCCACTCCTCGACCTAGTGGCGGTGGAGGTAGGAACGGAGTCAGCAGAGTTGAACATTGAGTTACCAGAACTTTTTACGGGCACGGTGACTGTCGTTTACGAGGATGAAAACGGAAATGTGAACACGGAGGTGATCACCGACGTGGCCGGTCTAACCAGTCTGGACGTCAATCTGAATGATCTCCTTGCAGGCACCACTTATACTGTGCAGGCCTTAGTGGATGACCTCCTTGGGACGATCACTGAAACGGTAACTATCATTGTGGACACACTCCCACTACCAGCTACTGAAGCACCTGAGGCGGTCACCACCACGGCCACGAACATCACCACCACCAGTGCGACCTTGAACGGGACAGTCGATCCCAACCAGTCTTTAACCGTCTATTATTTCGAGTATGGCAAATCTACCGCCTACAGTAGCAGCACGCTCCCCGCTCCCCTCGTCGCGGGTGACAGCCCGGTGGCAGTTCCAGGTCCGATCAGTGGTCTGACGCCCAACACACTCTACCACTTCCGCATCGTCGCCACCAACAACGCTGGCACCAGCCGTGGCAGCGATGCCACTTTCACTACAGAGGCAGTGCCACCCAACACTCCTAACACAGCGCCTGTGGCATCGGATGACTTCATGTATCCCCAAGGAAACGCCACCTCCGTCGCAGTGCTGGACAACGACACCGATGCGGAGGGCGATCCCCTCACCATCTCAGAATTCACCCAGGGCACGAGCGGCACTGTGACGACGGGTCCCGACAACACGTTGGTTTACACGCCGGGACGTAATTATCGGGGGACAGATTCCTTCACCTATACCATCACAGATGGTGAGTTCAGTGATACAGCCACTGTTTACGTCCAGGACTACTACCAAGCCACCACCGGTATCTACAACGGTCTTGTCTCCAACACGACTCCGACGAATCGCAACACGGGTGTTCTTACATTGAAGGTCAACAAACGCAGCTCTTACACCGGCGTGCTTCAACTTGGCGGCCTGAGATATCGTTTTAAAGGTGCCTTTGACCCTTCCGGCAATTCGGTCGTTAATGTCAATCGATCCAAGCTTACGCCAGTCAACATCAGCCTCCATCTCAATCCTTTCCGTGGAGCAGTGGAAGGCACGATCCTGGTGGATAATTTCAGTTCGACTACTGTAGCGAAACGCTGCCCCTATAACATCAAGTCTAACCAGACTGCACACTACGGCCGCTACAATGCTGTGCTGAATCCCGCCGTCGGCCCCAATGTGCCGTTAGGCAACGGTTACATGGTCTTCAGTATAGGCAAGACCGGAGGGGTCCGCGTATCTGCCAGACTGAGTGACAATCGCCCATTTACCACCTCAGCTTATCTCGCGGCAGACGGCACCTTCCCTCTCTACAATGGCATCTATCCAGCCAATTTCAGCGAACGTGGCAGCTTGGGTGGCCTAGTCACCTTGGAAAATCCTGCCACGGCAGGCAACGGCAGCCTGACGGCCAGTAGCACTCTACGGTGGTACAAGCCCCCTCAGAGATCGGGCTTGTATGCTTCTGGTTTTACTGCCGACGTGGATCTAACAGGGTCTCGCTATGGAAAACCTGTCACTGGAACTCGTGTCTTCCAGGTGGACAATAGCAATGGTCAAGTGAAGGTGACTATCACAGATGGTAACCTGAGTTCCCCGATTTCTGCCACCTTCATCTGGGCCACGAACAATAAATTGGTCGCCACGGGTCCAAATCCGGGAAATGTGCAGATCAAGATATCACCAAGCACTGGGGCATTCTCAGGTAGGTTTGTAGACCCAGGTACTGGGCTAAAGAGGAGCTTTCGAGGGGTGATCACTCAGCGGCAAAAATATGGCAGCGCCCTATTCCAGGGCTTCACTCACACTGGCACTGTCACCCTTTCTGAAAGTGGCTTCGAACCTAACTGA
- a CDS encoding pseudouridine synthase, with protein sequence MRLNRYLSQCGLGSRRGCEQLILEGRVSINGHVITDLATQVNPDDRVVADGKPVKTEAGVVIALHKPRGYICSRSDEKDRMTIYSLLPKQFQSLHHVGRLDKDSEGLLLMTNRGELSHRLIHPSMGAEKEYEVIVDKAMDQATMAKLVKGMLTEEGHAKAERAWMITEYRAHVVLKQGLKRQIRLMFYQLGFEVERLTRTRIGWLELKNLQKGGWKQLTETEVQRFFSKEGATGRAPRAEKPRVASAEKPTRPQDDEGEASFTARRPRLSSKPDHERGRGRSERAKPSRSDDEERRPRSSGRGRPSRGDDEERRPRSSGRGRPSRGDDEERRPRSSGRGRPSRGDDEERRPRTSGRRPARGDDEERPRAGGARARFAKSEGGPRGRSGSGKSSSGRADSAGRGPRAGGNTRPPAKKGPRRRP encoded by the coding sequence GTGCGACTCAATCGTTACCTCAGCCAATGCGGCCTCGGTTCCCGCCGTGGCTGCGAGCAGCTCATTCTTGAAGGCCGCGTGTCCATCAATGGACACGTCATTACCGATCTCGCCACTCAGGTCAATCCAGACGACCGAGTGGTGGCAGATGGGAAACCGGTGAAAACCGAAGCGGGCGTTGTGATCGCTCTGCACAAGCCACGCGGTTACATTTGTAGCCGAAGTGATGAGAAAGATCGCATGACGATCTACTCCTTGCTGCCCAAGCAATTTCAGTCCCTCCACCATGTGGGACGTCTGGACAAAGACAGTGAAGGTCTGCTGCTGATGACCAATCGCGGCGAGCTCTCCCACCGACTCATCCACCCCAGCATGGGAGCCGAGAAGGAATATGAGGTGATCGTGGATAAGGCCATGGACCAAGCCACCATGGCTAAGCTGGTCAAAGGTATGCTGACCGAAGAAGGTCATGCCAAGGCTGAGCGTGCATGGATGATCACTGAGTATCGTGCTCATGTGGTCCTGAAGCAGGGTCTGAAACGACAAATCCGCCTGATGTTTTATCAATTGGGCTTCGAAGTCGAGCGTCTGACCCGCACCCGCATCGGTTGGCTGGAGCTTAAGAATTTGCAAAAAGGCGGCTGGAAGCAGCTCACCGAGACCGAGGTTCAACGCTTCTTTTCTAAAGAAGGGGCCACAGGTCGCGCACCGCGTGCTGAGAAGCCTCGTGTAGCCAGCGCTGAAAAGCCGACTCGCCCCCAAGATGACGAGGGTGAGGCGTCTTTTACTGCTCGTCGCCCACGACTGAGTTCCAAGCCTGACCATGAACGCGGGCGTGGCCGTAGCGAGCGGGCTAAACCGAGCCGCAGTGACGACGAAGAGCGTCGTCCGAGATCAAGCGGACGTGGCCGACCGAGCCGCGGTGACGATGAAGAGCGTCGTCCGAGATCAAGCGGACGTGGCCGACCGAGCCGCGGTGACGATGAAGAGCGTCGTCCGAGATCAAGCGGACGTGGCCGACCGAGCCGCGGTGACGATGAAGAGCGTCGTCCAAGAACCAGCGGCCGTAGGCCTGCTCGTGGTGACGACGAGGAACGCCCTAGAGCCGGTGGCGCACGTGCTCGCTTTGCCAAAAGCGAAGGTGGTCCACGTGGCCGCTCTGGCAGTGGAAAATCAAGTTCCGGTCGGGCGGATTCGGCAGGTCGAGGACCTCGGGCTGGAGGAAATACCCGCCCGCCTGCAAAAAAAGGCCCACGTCGTCGTCCGTAA
- a CDS encoding MutS-related protein, which yields MKPLKQQLSRSTEKERQEITVLAQSRPTVKNYNVAVKEWNQQIIFLRKILPGCAEKSYGIQVARLAGLPENVIARAREVLRQLEAGHQPAESVKEVPVATSVPAKTRKKAISDEDAGHVSLFG from the coding sequence TTGAAGCCACTCAAACAGCAACTCTCGCGGAGCACCGAGAAAGAGCGCCAGGAGATCACCGTGCTCGCCCAAAGCCGCCCCACCGTGAAGAACTACAACGTCGCCGTAAAGGAATGGAACCAGCAGATCATCTTCCTCCGCAAGATCCTCCCCGGCTGCGCCGAAAAAAGCTACGGCATCCAGGTCGCCCGACTCGCCGGCCTACCGGAGAACGTCATCGCCCGCGCCAGAGAAGTCCTCCGACAACTCGAAGCCGGTCACCAACCCGCCGAGAGCGTCAAAGAGGTCCCCGTGGCGACCAGTGTGCCTGCAAAGACAAGGAAGAAAGCCATCAGCGACGAGGATGCAGGGCATGTGAGTTTGTTTGGTTAG
- the nuoD gene encoding NADH dehydrogenase (quinone) subunit D yields MPAVTREYETPDTAAKAAMHLDGLEETTNDIVGEKLVLNMGPSHPATHGVLRMILELDGEIITKAEPDVGYLHRGDEKIAENMHYNQFVPYTDRLDYLAPLANNVAYSLAVEKLMGWEVPERGRAIRVICCELARISAHLLGVGVFAMDVGAMTVFLYTFTEREKIYNLCEQLTGARFTTSYTRVGGQIRDLPDGFVEAVRKFLNEVEPVIDEIDKLLTRNAIFIARTQDLGVISKEDAISYGLTGPNLRGSGVEHDLRKTQPYLDYQKYEFDIPIGTKGDCYDRYLVRMEEMRQSVRILRQVMDTLPGGPINVADAKGLLPNKERVLMKMEELIHHFIIATQGIDAPPGEVYFGAENPKGELGFYIHSKGGGVPYRLKIRSPSFINLSIISKMMPGHMLSDIPSVLGSLDFVMGECDR; encoded by the coding sequence ATGCCTGCCGTAACCCGTGAATACGAGACCCCGGACACCGCCGCGAAGGCTGCGATGCACCTGGACGGGCTTGAAGAGACGACCAATGACATTGTGGGCGAGAAGCTGGTCCTGAATATGGGCCCCTCCCACCCAGCCACTCATGGCGTGCTGCGCATGATCCTAGAGCTGGATGGTGAGATCATCACCAAAGCGGAACCCGACGTCGGTTACCTGCATCGTGGCGATGAAAAGATCGCCGAGAACATGCACTACAACCAGTTCGTGCCTTACACGGACCGTCTGGACTATCTCGCTCCTCTGGCCAATAACGTGGCCTACTCCCTCGCCGTCGAGAAGCTGATGGGCTGGGAAGTGCCTGAGCGTGGCCGAGCCATTCGCGTGATCTGCTGTGAGCTGGCGCGTATCTCGGCTCACTTGCTCGGCGTCGGTGTGTTTGCCATGGACGTGGGTGCCATGACGGTTTTCCTCTACACGTTCACGGAGCGTGAAAAGATCTATAACCTTTGTGAGCAGCTTACGGGTGCTCGTTTCACCACCAGCTACACCCGCGTAGGTGGTCAGATTCGCGACCTTCCAGATGGCTTTGTGGAAGCGGTGCGGAAGTTCCTCAATGAGGTGGAGCCAGTGATCGACGAGATCGATAAGCTGCTCACTCGCAATGCCATCTTCATCGCCCGGACTCAGGATTTGGGCGTGATCAGCAAGGAAGATGCGATCTCTTACGGTCTGACCGGCCCGAACCTGCGTGGTTCCGGTGTGGAGCATGACCTGCGCAAGACCCAGCCGTATCTGGATTATCAGAAGTATGAATTCGATATCCCCATCGGCACCAAGGGCGATTGCTATGATCGCTATCTGGTTCGCATGGAAGAGATGCGCCAGAGCGTGCGCATCCTGCGTCAGGTGATGGATACCCTGCCTGGTGGCCCCATCAATGTGGCGGATGCCAAAGGGCTGCTTCCTAACAAGGAACGGGTGCTCATGAAGATGGAGGAGTTGATCCACCATTTCATCATTGCCACTCAGGGCATCGACGCACCTCCCGGTGAAGTTTATTTCGGTGCGGAAAACCCGAAAGGCGAGCTGGGCTTCTACATCCACAGCAAAGGCGGCGGCGTGCCGTATCGCTTGAAGATTCGTAGCCCCTCCTTCATCAACCTGAGCATCATCTCCAAAATGATGCCCGGACATATGCTCAGCGACATTCCTTCCGTGCTGGGTAGCTTGGACTTTGTGATGGGTGAATGTGACCGCTAA
- the mutS gene encoding DNA mismatch repair protein MutS, with product MSDASTTPMMKQYLAIRRELPEDVLLFFRLGDFYELFFEDAKVASPLLNVALTKRNGVPMCGVPHHSSQGYIAKLIKAGKRVAIAEQTTDPVPGKIVERAVSQILSAGTINDLNLLESNRANYLAAVFQTGKKLGLAYVDLTTGEFEVAEFKEPAELADELERIQASELLYNEEQQELISALGRPSYALAVEGYLFLQDQADHALTQHFKVKSLDGFGCQGLSAAICAAGAILQYLQFQLRRNVDHIQRLRVAQTSDFVLIDAASQSHLELVNARGGNQHTLLSALDRTCTPMGGRKLRHWVLHPLRDLEQLTQRQDMIGGLMAEPIVLGQIRTLLKEVRDLERTSSRLSQGSGNGRDLLAMATSLEVVPSLKATLETFDTAGFHQVQAHLHDLSALATELQSAIVDEPPMQIKEGGVFRPGYLPELDELRDASSLGRQWIADLQNREIERTGIKSLKIKYNAVFGYFIEVTKANVGAVPADYHRKQTTVNGERYITDELKRMEDKILGAEERSKALEYEEFVSLRNKVLAHLTEIQETASALAVLDALASLAETARLFNYTRPVLNDTRNLFIRDGRHPVLDQNLTSGERFVPNDVTLEPEESRLILITGPNMAGKSTYLRQTALLTLMAQIGSYLPAASAEIGLVDRIFTRIGASDDIARGQSTFMVEMNETALILNNATERSLVILDEIGRGTSTFDGLSIAWSVAEHLHDHVGARTLFATHYHEITALAQSRPAVQNYNVAVKEWNQQIIFLRKILPGCAEKSYGIQVARLAGLPENVIHRAKEVLAQLESGHQPADSVTDIPSATSVPAKARKPRSPSDSEAGQMTLFG from the coding sequence ATGTCTGACGCCAGCACCACCCCCATGATGAAGCAGTACCTCGCCATCCGGCGGGAGCTGCCGGAGGATGTGCTGCTGTTCTTCCGGCTGGGGGATTTCTACGAGCTGTTTTTTGAAGATGCCAAGGTCGCCTCTCCCCTGCTGAATGTGGCCCTGACCAAGCGCAATGGCGTGCCCATGTGCGGGGTTCCCCACCACTCTTCGCAGGGTTACATTGCCAAGTTGATCAAGGCGGGCAAACGCGTCGCCATCGCTGAGCAGACCACCGATCCCGTCCCCGGTAAGATCGTCGAGCGCGCCGTCTCCCAGATCCTCAGTGCGGGCACGATCAATGACCTGAACCTCTTGGAGTCTAACCGAGCCAACTACCTCGCCGCCGTTTTTCAGACCGGTAAAAAGCTGGGCCTCGCTTATGTGGACCTTACCACGGGGGAGTTTGAAGTCGCTGAGTTCAAGGAACCTGCCGAACTAGCCGATGAACTGGAGCGCATCCAGGCCAGTGAGCTTCTGTACAATGAGGAACAGCAGGAGTTGATCTCTGCACTGGGGCGTCCGTCCTACGCGCTTGCCGTTGAGGGCTATCTATTCCTTCAGGATCAGGCCGACCACGCCCTGACCCAGCATTTCAAAGTGAAGTCCCTGGATGGTTTTGGCTGCCAGGGTCTGAGCGCTGCCATCTGTGCCGCCGGGGCCATTCTGCAATACCTGCAGTTCCAACTCCGCCGAAATGTGGATCATATTCAGCGGCTGCGGGTGGCCCAAACCAGCGACTTCGTCTTGATCGATGCTGCCAGCCAGAGCCATCTGGAGTTGGTCAATGCCCGGGGTGGTAACCAGCACACGCTGCTTAGCGCGCTGGACCGCACCTGCACTCCGATGGGCGGTCGCAAACTCCGCCATTGGGTGCTGCACCCCCTGCGGGATCTTGAGCAACTCACCCAGCGCCAGGACATGATCGGCGGTCTCATGGCAGAACCCATCGTTCTGGGGCAAATCCGCACTCTGCTCAAAGAAGTGCGCGATCTCGAACGCACCAGCAGCCGCCTCAGCCAAGGCAGTGGTAATGGTCGCGATCTCCTGGCCATGGCCACGTCGCTGGAGGTCGTCCCTTCCCTCAAAGCCACCCTGGAGACCTTTGACACCGCCGGTTTCCATCAGGTTCAGGCCCACCTTCACGATCTCTCCGCCCTCGCTACGGAACTCCAGAGCGCCATTGTCGATGAACCGCCCATGCAGATCAAAGAGGGCGGCGTTTTCCGGCCCGGTTATCTGCCCGAACTCGATGAACTGCGCGATGCCTCCAGCCTGGGTCGCCAGTGGATCGCCGACCTGCAAAACCGCGAGATCGAACGCACCGGCATCAAGAGCCTGAAGATCAAGTATAACGCCGTGTTCGGTTACTTCATCGAAGTAACCAAGGCCAACGTCGGTGCCGTGCCTGCCGACTACCATCGCAAGCAAACCACCGTCAATGGCGAGCGCTACATCACCGACGAACTCAAGCGCATGGAGGACAAGATCCTCGGTGCTGAGGAACGTAGCAAAGCCCTCGAATACGAAGAGTTCGTGAGTCTGCGTAACAAGGTCCTGGCCCATCTGACCGAGATCCAGGAAACCGCCTCCGCCCTTGCCGTGCTGGATGCCCTGGCCTCCCTGGCGGAAACCGCGCGCCTGTTCAATTACACCCGCCCTGTTCTTAACGATACGCGCAATCTCTTCATTCGCGATGGTCGCCATCCCGTGCTGGATCAGAACCTCACCAGCGGAGAACGTTTCGTGCCCAATGACGTCACCCTGGAGCCTGAGGAGAGCCGCCTCATCCTCATCACCGGGCCGAACATGGCCGGTAAGAGCACCTACCTGCGCCAGACGGCCCTGCTCACCCTCATGGCCCAGATCGGCAGTTACCTGCCCGCTGCCAGTGCGGAAATCGGTCTTGTAGACCGTATTTTCACCCGCATCGGCGCCAGTGACGACATTGCTCGTGGTCAGTCCACCTTCATGGTGGAGATGAATGAAACCGCCCTCATTCTGAACAACGCCACCGAGCGTTCCCTCGTCATCCTGGATGAGATCGGCCGCGGCACCTCCACCTTCGATGGCCTCAGCATCGCCTGGAGTGTGGCCGAGCACCTGCACGACCACGTCGGCGCCCGCACCCTCTTCGCCACCCATTATCACGAGATCACCGCCCTGGCGCAGAGCCGCCCCGCCGTGCAGAACTACAACGTCGCGGTGAAGGAGTGGAACCAGCAGATCATCTTCCTGCGCAAGATCCTGCCCGGCTGTGCCGAGAAGAGCTACGGCATCCAGGTCGCCCGCCTCGCCGGCCTGCCCGAAAACGTCATCCACCGCGCTAAAGAAGTCCTGGCCCAGCTCGAATCCGGCCACCAACCCGCCGACAGTGTCACCGACATCCCCTCCGCCACCAGCGTCCCCGCCAAAGCTCGCAAACCGCGCAGCCCCAGCGACAGCGAGGCAGGCCAGATGACTCTTTTCGGTTAG
- the rpsU gene encoding 30S ribosomal protein S21 — MPEVQIRKGEPVDRALKRLKTKLEMEGILEEMRRLRSHENPKERTKRKARAAAKRGKIRFRFTLPKAPEAASAPVA; from the coding sequence ATGCCCGAAGTCCAAATCCGCAAAGGTGAGCCAGTTGACCGCGCTCTCAAGCGTCTGAAAACCAAGCTCGAGATGGAAGGTATCCTCGAGGAAATGCGCCGTCTGCGCTCCCATGAGAACCCAAAGGAGCGCACCAAGCGCAAAGCCCGTGCTGCCGCTAAGCGGGGTAAGATCCGTTTCCGCTTCACATTGCCAAAGGCACCTGAAGCTGCTTCGGCTCCCGTAGCCTGA
- the accB gene encoding acetyl-CoA carboxylase biotin carboxyl carrier protein, translated as MDDTKSNDKEATALDLKQIKQIVALMAENDLTYFNFETQGSKVELRRGSDFQAAKELLKNLPMASAAAPMALAAPVAAAPVPVAGAAPAASAPAASEPAGPTINSPMVGTFYRSAAPGEKPFANIGDSVDENSNVCIIEAMKVMNEIKAEMRGTIARILVEDGKPVQYGQPLFELKV; from the coding sequence ATGGACGACACAAAATCAAACGACAAGGAGGCCACAGCTTTGGACCTGAAGCAGATCAAACAGATCGTGGCCCTGATGGCCGAGAACGATCTCACGTATTTCAATTTCGAAACCCAAGGATCGAAAGTGGAGCTGCGCCGCGGCTCTGACTTCCAGGCGGCTAAAGAGCTGCTGAAAAATCTGCCGATGGCTTCTGCCGCCGCCCCGATGGCCTTGGCGGCTCCAGTCGCCGCCGCTCCGGTGCCTGTAGCAGGTGCTGCCCCCGCCGCTTCAGCTCCTGCTGCTTCGGAGCCTGCCGGTCCGACGATCAACAGCCCGATGGTGGGTACTTTCTACCGCTCCGCTGCTCCTGGTGAGAAGCCTTTCGCCAACATCGGTGACTCAGTGGATGAAAACAGCAATGTCTGCATCATTGAAGCCATGAAGGTGATGAATGAAATCAAAGCCGAGATGCGTGGCACCATTGCCCGCATTCTGGTGGAGGATGGCAAGCCCGTGCAATACGGTCAGCCCCTGTTTGAGCTGAAGGTCTAA
- the accC gene encoding acetyl-CoA carboxylase biotin carboxylase subunit, which translates to MFRKVLVANRGEIAVRIIRACKELDVKTVAVYSEADVDSMHVHLADEAICIGPGPSTESYLKISRIISAAEIANVDAIHPGYGFLSEKAEFADVCEQCKIKFIGPSSRVISMMGDKNVARATARAAGVPVTPGSEGLITSEEEAIEWARKIGYPVIIKASAGGGGRGMRPVLNEATLISSFQAASLEALKCFGDGSMYMEKLVEKPHHIEFQVVADSHGNVVHLGERDCSMQRRNQKIIEECPSPKMSDSLRKRMGDATVKICKEIGYENCGTIEYLVDNKGEDFYFMEMNTRIQVEHPITEEVYGCDLIKEQIRIAAGLPLSEHVLNATARGHSIECRINAEDPSRNFAPSPGRINLWYTSGGRGVRVDTHVYSGYEVPPYYDSMIAKLIVTGATRDIAIRRMRRALGEFVVEGIKTTIPLQSKVLTTSDFQNGQYDITWVENFLRQEGMKG; encoded by the coding sequence ATGTTCCGCAAAGTCCTCGTCGCCAACCGTGGTGAGATCGCCGTCCGCATCATTCGCGCCTGTAAAGAACTTGATGTTAAAACCGTCGCTGTGTATTCCGAGGCAGATGTGGATTCCATGCACGTCCACTTGGCCGATGAAGCCATCTGTATTGGGCCTGGTCCCAGCACGGAAAGCTATCTGAAAATCAGCCGTATCATCAGCGCCGCTGAGATCGCTAACGTGGATGCTATCCACCCTGGTTATGGCTTCCTGTCTGAAAAGGCCGAGTTCGCCGACGTGTGCGAACAGTGCAAAATCAAGTTCATTGGGCCTAGCTCCCGCGTGATCTCCATGATGGGGGACAAGAACGTGGCTCGTGCCACCGCCCGTGCGGCGGGTGTGCCAGTGACTCCAGGCTCTGAAGGTCTCATCACTTCCGAAGAGGAAGCCATCGAGTGGGCACGTAAAATTGGTTATCCTGTGATCATCAAGGCCAGCGCCGGTGGCGGTGGTCGTGGCATGCGTCCGGTGCTCAATGAAGCGACTTTGATTTCCAGTTTCCAAGCTGCTTCTTTGGAAGCTCTGAAGTGCTTCGGTGACGGCTCCATGTACATGGAAAAGCTCGTCGAGAAGCCTCACCACATTGAGTTCCAGGTGGTGGCGGATAGCCATGGCAACGTGGTCCATTTGGGTGAGCGCGACTGTTCCATGCAGCGCCGCAACCAGAAGATCATTGAGGAATGTCCCAGCCCGAAAATGTCCGACAGCCTGCGTAAGCGTATGGGCGACGCCACCGTGAAGATCTGCAAAGAGATCGGTTACGAAAACTGTGGCACCATCGAATACCTCGTGGATAACAAGGGTGAAGATTTCTACTTCATGGAGATGAATACCCGTATCCAGGTTGAGCACCCGATCACGGAAGAAGTTTATGGTTGTGACCTCATCAAGGAGCAGATCCGCATCGCTGCAGGCCTGCCTCTAAGTGAACACGTGTTGAATGCAACCGCACGCGGTCACTCCATCGAGTGCCGTATCAATGCTGAAGACCCGTCCCGTAACTTTGCCCCCAGCCCAGGCCGCATCAATCTGTGGTATACCTCCGGTGGTCGTGGCGTGCGCGTAGACACGCACGTCTATTCCGGTTACGAAGTGCCTCCTTACTATGATTCGATGATCGCCAAGCTCATCGTCACGGGGGCTACGCGAGACATCGCGATTCGTCGCATGCGCCGTGCTTTGGGTGAGTTCGTGGTGGAGGGCATCAAGACCACGATCCCTCTCCAGAGCAAAGTGCTGACCACCAGTGACTTTCAAAACGGCCAGTATGACATCACCTGGGTGGAGAACTTCCTCCGCCAGGAAGGGATGAAAGGGTAA
- a CDS encoding small basic protein: MSQHRSLKTAGSVGTKRSVLKRGERIKLMKARGQWKEGRLPTGLPKTKSD; encoded by the coding sequence ATGTCCCAGCATCGCAGCCTCAAAACCGCCGGTTCCGTTGGCACCAAGCGCAGTGTCCTTAAGCGCGGTGAGCGCATCAAGCTCATGAAGGCGCGTGGTCAGTGGAAAGAAGGTCGTCTTCCGACCGGCCTGCCAAAAACCAAATCTGACTAA